In Helianthus annuus cultivar XRQ/B chromosome 9, HanXRQr2.0-SUNRISE, whole genome shotgun sequence, the following are encoded in one genomic region:
- the LOC110876873 gene encoding uncharacterized protein LOC110876873 — protein MNDINTLEASPLLESYISGTISKAGFHANGNDYEHGYYLGDGIYPEYSIIVKTFSETFDEKRKYFKKLQESSRKDMERCFGVLQQRWHFIRNPCRMWHKDRIRMTMYACIILHNMIIEDDGRAICQNYIPEDLVEGTQATMEERLANAQLLRSKEIHNTLKADLVEHA, from the coding sequence ATGAACGACATTAATACCTTAGAGGCTTCACCATTATTAGAGAGCTACATTTCTGGAACGATATCAAAGGCCGGTTTTCATGCGAACGGGAACGATTACGAGCATGGCTACTATTTGGGCGATGGTATATACCCGGAGTATTCGATTATTGTTAAAACGTTTTCTGAAACGTTCGATGAGAAAAGAAAGTATTTTAAAAAACTACAAGAGTCTTCGAGAAAGGACATGGagaggtgttttggggttctacaGCAACGATGGCATTTTATCAGAAATCCTTGTCGTATGTGGCATAAGGATAGAATACGAATGACCATGTATGCTTGCATCATTTTGCATAATATGATCATAGAGGATGATGGAAGAGCGATATGCCAAAACTATATTCCCGAAGATTTAGTCGAAGGAACCCAAGCAACAATGGAAGAGAGACTCGCAAATGCTCAACTATTGCGATCTAAGGAAATACATAACACGTTGAAGGCGGATTTGGTTGAGCATGCTTAG
- the LOC110879855 gene encoding cytochrome P450 71A6, which translates to MVPFVYVLVFLSIFLSLVRFMNPPSTKKNLPPSPPKLPVIGNLHQIGPLLHHSLHSLSENYGGPLMLIQLGCVPTLVVSSADAAREIMKTKDIVFANRPDVKVWRRLLCELKEVSAAPYGEYWRQVKSIMVLHLLSNRKIEDHRQIREEEIAIAIDKIMKSRVVNLSDLFVRFTNDVVCRVTFGQTYSEGESGRKFRKMLEEFFEVLGGLNIEDLIPWLAWVDRLRGYHAKVERVAREMDEFLDGVVEERLRDQSKAGGRENYLDVLIRIQKEDKIGVALDRLAIKALLLDAYTAGTDTTATVLEWTFTELLKHPKALKKAQDEVRMVLKGKKEISQEDIDNLKYLKAVLKETLRLHPPIPTLVPRVASHDVKVLGFDITKGTRVIVNAWAIARDPKVWDDANEFRPERFLDCNIDFKGRDFDLIPFGAGRRGCPGIAFAMATNENLLANLLHKFNWELPNGGKVDDLDMSEQPGLTIRKKVPLFVVATPVSS; encoded by the exons ATGGTTCCATTTGTGTATGTTCTCGTCTTCTTATCCATATTCTTATCTCTTGTTAGATTTATGAATCCACCTTCCACCAAGAAAAACCTACCACCTTCACCACCAAAACTTCCTGTGATTGGCAACCTCCACCAGATTGGCCCACTCCTCCATCACTCCCTCCATTCGTTATCCGAAAACTACGGTGGACCGCTCATGCTCATCCAACTGGGCTGCGTCCCAACCCTTGTCGTCTCATCAGCTGACGCAGCCCGTGAAATAATGAAAACCAAAGATATTGTCTTTGCCAATAGACCCGACGTCAAAGTGTGGCGCCGACTCCTTTGCGAGTTGAAAGAAGTCTCGGCGGCGCCTTATGGTGAGTATTGGCGGCAGGTCAAAAGCATTATGGTTCTTCATTTATTGAGCAATAGAAAGATCGAAGATCATCGTCAGATTAGGGAAGAAGAGATCGCCATTGCTATTGACAAAATCATGAAATCTCGG GTGGTGAATTTGAGTGATTTGTTTGTGAGGTTTACCAATGATGTGGTGTGTAGGGTGACGTTTGGGCAGACGTATAGTGAGGGGGAGAGTGGGAGGAAGTTTAGAAAGATGTTGGAGGAGTTCTTTGAGGTGCTCGGTGGGCTTAACATAGAGGATCTTATTCCTTGGCTTGCATGGGTTGACCGATTGAGAGGGTACCATGCTAAAGTCGAAAGGGTTGCTAGAGAGATGGATGAGTTCTTGGATGGTGTGGTGGAGGAGCGACTGAGGGATCAATCGAAGGCGGGTGGCCGAGAAAACTACCTTGATGTACTGATTAGGATCCAAAAAGAAGATAAGATAGGGGTGGCCCTTGACAGACTTGCCATCAAAGCACTCCTCTTG GATGCTTATACTGCTGGAACTGATACAACGGCGACAGTATTAGAATGGACATTTACCGAACTTCTAAAACACCCTAAGGCTTTAAAGAAAGCACAAGATGAAGTAAGGATGGTTTTAAAGGGTAAGAAAGAAATAAGCCAAGAAGATATTGATAACCTAAAGTACTTGAAAGCTGTGTTAAAAGAAACTCTTCGTCTTCATCCACCCATACCAACTCTAGTTCCTCGAGTTGCGAGCCATGATGTCAAAGTCTTGGGATTTGACATTACGAAAGGAACTAGGGTTATCGTTAATGCGTGGGCTATTGCAAGAGATCCCAAAGTGTGGGATGATGCAAATGAATTTCGTCCTGAGAGGTTTTTAGATTGTAACATTGATTTCAAAGGGCGGGATTTTGATTTGATTCCATTTGGTGCCGGAAGGAGGGGATGCCCAGGGATTGCTTTTGCGATGGCAACAAATGAGAATTTGTTGGCTAACCTTTTGCATAAGTTTAACTGGGAGTTACCTAATGGAGGGAAGGTCGATGATCTTGATATGAGTGAACAACCTGGCTTAACGATTCGCAAAAAAGTTCCACTTTTTGTTGTTGCGACACCAGTTTCTTCTTAA